One genomic segment of Helianthus annuus cultivar XRQ/B chromosome 14, HanXRQr2.0-SUNRISE, whole genome shotgun sequence includes these proteins:
- the LOC118486670 gene encoding BTB/POZ and TAZ domain-containing protein 4-like — translation MENIHEEVLVNKTEPVPPPLLSGPSTANVNRRKCCSLNKNRSTLSGRNCSISQARESWDRLFDEGYRADVEIHTDNDTIIIYAHASILGIASPVFKSMFKKSRRTHHILINGVPSEAVRIFTRFLYSSCYEEAEMEEHILSLLVLSHAFAVPQLKQECEYQLEHKLLNMENVVDVFQLAVLCDAPRLSIICQRFVLGCFKAASSSAGWKAMRASHPHIEKKLLESLKFEDHRQKEMMRKVNERKVYLELYEAMEALVRICRDGRRPSGEHDQEHCKYEANKGLESLLQHFCGCKLRVAGGCSHCKRMKQLLELHSRICADSDVCRVPLCKKLKQRMMKENKKKKKNKDKDEMKWKILVRKIMRTKSITGAPYFTLALS, via the exons ATGGAAAATATACACGAAGAAGTTCTTGTTAACAAAACTGAACCGGTACCTCCTCCATTATTATCTGGTCCATCAACAGCAAATGTTAATCGTCGAAAATGCTGTAGTCTGAACAAAAACAGGTCAACATTGTCGGGAAGAAATTGTTCTATCTCACAAGCCAGGGAATCATGGGACCGGCTTTTTGATGAAGGTTACAGGGCAGATGTTGAGATTCATACGGATAATGATACCATCATCATCTATGCACATGCTAGTATTCTT GGTATTGCCTCGCCTGTTTTCAAAAGCATGTTTAAGAAATCTAGACGCACGCATCACATTTTGATTAATGGGGTCCCGTCAGAGGCTGTTCGCATATTTACTCGGTTCTTGTACTCTTCATG CTATGAAGAAGCGGAAATGGAGGAACATATACTATCCCTTTTGGTGCTTTCCCATGCTTTTGCGGTACCCCAACTGAAACAAGAGTGCGAGTATCAACTTGAACACAAATTGCTGAACATGGAAAACGTAGTCGATGTATTTCAGCTCGCAGTACTATGTGACGCTCCTCGACTTAGTATCATCTGCCAGCGGTTTGTTCTAGGGTGCTTCAAAGCAGCATCTTCATCCGCAGGATGGAAGGCGATGAGAGCAAGTCATCCACATATTGAAAAGAAGCTTCTTGAATCCTTAAAGTTTGAAGATCAT AGACAAAAGGAGATGATGAGAAAGGTGAATGAGAGGAAAGTTTATCTAGAACTATATGAGGCAATGGAAGCACTTGTTCGTATATGCAGAGATGGTCGTAGGCCAAGTGGTGAACATGATCAAGAGCATTGCAAGTATGAGGCTAACAAAGGGCTTGAATCCCTTCTTCAACATTTTTGTGGATGCAAGCTGAGGGTGGCTGGTGGCTGCTCTCATTGCAAAAGAATGAAGCAGCTTTTGGAGTTGCATTCGCGAATCTGTGCTGATTCTGATGTTTGTCGGGTTCCTTTATGCAA GAAGCTTAAGCAGAGGATGATGAaagaaaacaagaagaagaaaaagaacaaggATAAGGACGAGATGAAGTGGAAAATATTGGTGAGGAAAATCATGAGAACGAAGAGCATCACCGGAGCTCCATATTTCACGTTGGCATTGTCATGA